From the genome of Miscanthus floridulus cultivar M001 chromosome 10, ASM1932011v1, whole genome shotgun sequence, one region includes:
- the LOC136489746 gene encoding bisdemethoxycurcumin synthase-like, which produces MWKLGSRDRKVEGPDLDACVAACYVRDERTAGRQDYWRRKKKILEKRKKEQPESNASWRSKSIASGHLRQRRMCLACEVRQAATPEDGAGPWTAGGGREADADVPAARRKRPRARRLTDIFTSSASRRPADIGDETRHRQWAALLGIGTANPANCVRQDEYADWYFNVTGSEHLTHLKTKMKRMCDKSSIHRRYFHHSESTIREHPILLGRGQPSLDARQDELASAVPVLAAAAAEDAIAEWGRPATDITDLVVSTYSGAHMPGADLRLASLLGLRPSVRRTVLYLQRCTAGGAVLRVAKDIAENNPGARVLVACAELTLFMFRAPDDACPGTLVMQSMFADGASAAVVGARAEEPVELPIYEMVSASQFLIPETSDGRAAGVLNEAGLVFQPSRGIPALVRQNIERCVADALRLLGLGDGGGGRWNDLFWAVQPSGRAILDAVVAELALEADKLAASRRVLREYGYMSGASMIFVLDELRRRPAVELGVMLAIGPGISVETMVLRVAGARESSSD; this is translated from the exons ATGTGGAAGCTGGGCAGCCGGGATAGGAAGGTGGAAGGCCCGGATCTGGACGCGTGTGTGGCCGCCTGCTACGTCCGGGACGAGCGGACGGCCGGACGGCAGGATTATtggagaaggaagaaaaaaatcctagaaaaaaggaaaaaggagCAACCTGAATCGAACGCATCATGGAGAAGCAAGTCGATTGCGTCCGGACACCTAAGGCAGAGACGGATGTGCCTCGCGTGCGAGGTCCGGCAAGCAGCGACGCCAGAGGATGGAGCAGGGCCATGGACGGCTGGCGGCGGCCGGGAGGCCGACGCAGATGTGCCGGCCGCCAGGAGGAAGAGGCCACGCGCGCGCAGAC TAACTGACATATTTACATCCTCGGCGAGCCGCCGACCAGCTGACATCGGCGACGAAACCCGGCACCGGCAGTGGGCAGCCCTGCTCGGCATCGGCACGGCGAATCCGGCCAACTGCGTGCGCCAGGATGAGTACGCCGACTGGTACTTCAATGTCACTGGGAGCGAGCACCTCACACACCTCAAGACCAAGATGAAGAGAATGT GCGACAAGTCCAGCATCCACAGGCGCTACTTCCATCACAGCGAGAGTACGATCCGCGAGCATCCCATCCTGCTCGGCCGCGGGCAGCCGTCGCTGGACGCACGCCAGGACGAGCTGGCGTCCGCTGTGCCTGTactcgctgccgccgccgcggagGACGCCATCGCGGAGTGGGGCCGGCCGGCGACTGACATCACCGACCTCGTGGTCAGCACCTACTCGGGCGCACACATGCCCGGCGCCGACCTCCGCCTGGCGTCCCTCCTCGGCCTCCGTCCCTCCGTGCGCCGCACCGTGCTCTACCTCCAGCGCTGCACCGCTGGCGGCGCAGTCCTGCGCGTTGCCAAGGACATCGCCGAGAACAACCCCGGCGCGCGCGTCCTCGTGGCCTGCGCCGAACTAACCCTCTTCATGTTCCGCGCGCCCGACGACGCGTGCCCGGGAACGCTCGTCATGCAGTCCATGTTCGCCGACGGCGCGAGCGCTGCGGTCGTGGGCGCCCGAGCAGAGGAACCCGTTGAGCTCCCGATTTACGAGATGGTCTCTGCCTCGCAGTTCTTGATACCAGAGACGTCCGACGGCCGCGCCGCCGGGGTACTGAACGAAGCTGGACTGGTCTTCCAGCCATCCAGAGGCATCCCGGCGCTGGTGCGGCAGAACATCGAACGGTGCGTGGCCGACGCGCTGCGGCTGCTTGGCCttggtgacggcggcggcggccgatgGAACGACCTCTTCTGGGCGGTGCAGCCCAGCGGGCGCGCGATCCTGGACGCTGTCGTGGCCGAGCTCGCGCTAGAGGCGGACAAGCTAGCTGCCAGCCGCCGCGTGCTGAGAGAGTACGGGTACATGTCCGGCGCGTCGATGATCTTCGTGCTGGATGAGCTCAGGAGGAGGCCGGCGGTGGAGCTGGGTGTCATGCTGGCGATTGGGCCGGGGATCTCTGTGGAGACTATGGTGCTGCGCGTGGCCGGCGCGCGGGAGAGCAGCAGCGACTAG